From Pseudovibrio sp. Tun.PSC04-5.I4, a single genomic window includes:
- the trmFO gene encoding methylenetetrahydrofolate--tRNA-(uracil(54)-C(5))-methyltransferase (FADH(2)-oxidizing) TrmFO: protein MTKQPIHVVGGGLAGSEAAWQIAEKGLKVVLHEMRPTRKTDAHQTDGLAELVCSNSFRSDDAENNAVGLLHAELRAAGSLILKSADANKVPAGGALAVDRDGFSQTVQAALENHENIEIRREEVTQIPAEDQGQVILATGPLTSPALSEEIMRVTGEDSLAFFDAIAPILHTESINMDVAWFQSRYDKVGPGGNGKDYINCPMDKEQYEAFIDALIGGEKTVFKEWEANTPYFDGCLPIEVMAERGRETLRYGPMKPMGLTNAHQPDIKAYAVVQLRQDNALGTLYNMVGFQTKLKYGPQAEILRMIPGLEEAQFARLGGLHRNTFLNSPRLLDDQMRLKAMPHVRFAGQITGCEGYVESTAVGCLTGLFATHQALGTIITPPPVTTACGAIVNHITGGHIDRESGSGPRSFQPMNINFGLLPPLDEMPKHPEGKRLRGKEKTRLKKQVMAKRGLDDFKAWVATT from the coding sequence ATGACTAAGCAACCCATACATGTGGTTGGTGGCGGCCTCGCAGGCTCAGAGGCAGCTTGGCAAATTGCAGAAAAAGGCCTCAAGGTCGTTTTGCATGAAATGCGCCCGACACGGAAAACCGATGCGCATCAAACCGATGGCCTTGCTGAGTTGGTCTGCTCCAACTCTTTCCGGTCTGATGACGCTGAAAACAATGCGGTTGGCCTGTTGCATGCCGAGCTGCGCGCTGCTGGTTCCCTCATCTTAAAATCCGCCGATGCCAACAAAGTCCCCGCTGGGGGAGCTTTGGCAGTGGATCGCGATGGGTTTTCGCAGACTGTACAAGCCGCTCTTGAGAACCACGAGAACATTGAGATCCGCCGCGAAGAAGTCACGCAGATCCCAGCAGAAGATCAAGGTCAGGTGATCCTTGCAACGGGGCCACTGACCTCGCCAGCGTTGTCTGAGGAAATTATGCGCGTTACGGGGGAAGATTCCTTAGCATTCTTTGATGCCATTGCGCCAATCCTCCACACCGAAAGCATCAATATGGATGTGGCGTGGTTCCAGTCTCGCTACGACAAGGTTGGCCCAGGCGGCAATGGGAAAGATTATATCAACTGCCCAATGGATAAAGAGCAATACGAAGCCTTTATCGATGCGCTGATTGGCGGTGAGAAAACCGTTTTCAAAGAATGGGAAGCAAACACCCCTTACTTTGATGGCTGCCTGCCGATTGAAGTGATGGCAGAACGGGGCCGGGAAACACTGCGGTATGGCCCAATGAAGCCAATGGGTCTGACAAACGCTCACCAGCCAGACATCAAAGCTTATGCAGTTGTGCAGCTGCGGCAGGATAATGCCCTTGGCACGCTGTACAACATGGTTGGCTTCCAGACCAAACTGAAATACGGGCCGCAAGCTGAGATCTTGCGCATGATTCCAGGTTTGGAAGAAGCGCAATTTGCCCGCCTTGGCGGATTACACCGCAACACCTTCCTCAATTCCCCGCGCTTGCTGGATGACCAGATGCGCTTGAAGGCCATGCCACATGTTCGCTTTGCAGGTCAGATCACAGGCTGTGAAGGATATGTGGAATCCACAGCAGTTGGCTGTCTGACTGGCTTATTTGCTACTCATCAGGCACTTGGTACCATCATCACCCCACCTCCCGTCACAACGGCATGTGGTGCAATTGTCAACCACATCACAGGTGGTCATATTGACCGGGAAAGCGGCTCAGGCCCGCGTTCCTTCCAGCCGATGAACATCAACTTCGGTCTGCTGCCACCACTGGATGAAATGCCCAAGCATCCGGAAGGCAAACGCTTGCGCGGTAAAGAAAAAACCCGCCTCAAAAAGCAGGTCATGGCCAAACGTGGTCTGGATGATTTTAAAGCTTGGGTCGCAACGACCTAA
- a CDS encoding phytoene/squalene synthase family protein, which yields MSQAFDHCDDFVKRFSYERYLSTLYAPAIARPSLSAIYAFACEIARIRELVNEPMPGEIRLQWWHDTLSGTEHGDVEFNPVAQAVLQTIDHHKLPKEPFLNLISARRFDLYSDPMPTLNDLEGYCGETNSSVVLLASLILGGEHADTQVTDACGHGGVAYALAGLLQTLTWQAARHQQFIPNDVLERHSVLANAFTGSNSNDGVWAVFEEMITHCNHHLDQCEAALVGVDPRVLPAFLPVFQARLFLNDADKDNFEPLVVHGGASHMRRMWCMWRTSRHLAKLV from the coding sequence ATGAGCCAAGCCTTTGACCACTGTGATGATTTCGTAAAACGCTTTTCCTATGAGCGGTACTTGAGTACTCTGTATGCTCCGGCGATTGCTCGTCCAAGTTTATCAGCAATCTACGCCTTTGCCTGCGAGATTGCGCGGATCCGTGAGCTGGTCAATGAACCTATGCCGGGTGAAATTCGGCTGCAATGGTGGCATGATACACTGAGCGGGACGGAACACGGGGATGTGGAGTTTAATCCGGTCGCACAAGCCGTTTTGCAGACAATTGATCATCACAAGCTGCCAAAAGAGCCATTTCTGAACTTGATATCCGCGCGTCGGTTTGATTTGTATTCTGATCCGATGCCAACGCTCAATGATCTTGAAGGGTATTGCGGCGAGACCAACTCTTCAGTTGTTTTACTGGCTTCTCTCATCTTAGGCGGTGAGCATGCTGACACTCAAGTTACTGATGCTTGCGGGCATGGCGGGGTCGCTTATGCGCTGGCTGGCCTGTTGCAGACCTTGACGTGGCAAGCCGCGCGGCACCAACAATTTATTCCCAATGATGTGCTTGAACGCCATAGTGTTTTGGCCAATGCCTTCACTGGCAGCAACTCCAATGACGGTGTATGGGCTGTGTTTGAGGAGATGATCACCCATTGTAACCATCACCTCGATCAATGTGAGGCAGCGCTGGTCGGTGTTGATCCGCGGGTATTGCCAGCCTTTTTGCCGGTGTTTCAGGCACGACTGTTTTTAAATGATGCGGACAAAGATAACTTTGAACCTCTTGTGGTTCATGGGGGAGCTTCTCATATGCGTAGAATGTGGTGCATGTGGCGGACGTCAAGGCATCTTGCAAAGCTCGTATGA
- a CDS encoding single-stranded DNA-binding protein yields MAGSVNKVILVGNLGADPEVRRTQDGKAIVNLRIATSESWRDRNSGERRERTEWHRVVVFNEGLAKVAEQYLRKGSKVYIEGQIQTRKWQDQGGQERYSTEIVLQGFNSTLTMLDGRGEGGGQSGQAGGQSGGFGGGSGGDQGGGYSGGGSSGGGSTGGGASNQGGGFGGGGGGSAPSGGGFGGGMDDEIPF; encoded by the coding sequence ATGGCCGGTAGCGTCAATAAAGTCATTTTGGTTGGAAATCTGGGCGCAGATCCGGAAGTTCGGCGCACGCAGGACGGCAAGGCGATCGTAAACCTGCGCATCGCGACTTCTGAGAGCTGGCGCGATCGTAACAGCGGCGAGCGCCGTGAGCGCACTGAATGGCACCGCGTTGTTGTATTCAACGAAGGACTTGCAAAGGTTGCTGAGCAATACCTGCGCAAAGGCTCCAAAGTTTACATTGAAGGTCAGATCCAGACCCGTAAATGGCAGGACCAAGGTGGTCAGGAGCGATATTCAACCGAGATTGTTTTGCAAGGCTTCAACTCTACGTTGACAATGCTTGATGGTCGCGGCGAAGGCGGCGGTCAAAGCGGTCAAGCTGGTGGTCAATCTGGCGGCTTTGGTGGTGGTAGCGGCGGCGATCAGGGTGGTGGATACTCTGGTGGAGGTTCTTCTGGTGGAGGTTCCACTGGCGGTGGCGCCAGTAATCAGGGTGGTGGCTTTGGCGGTGGCGGCGGTGGATCTGCCCCATCTGGCGGCGGCTTTGGGGGTGGAATGGATGACGAGATTCCATTCTAA
- the yajC gene encoding preprotein translocase subunit YajC codes for MFITPAYAQSLGGAPDILMSVVPFILIFVIMWFLIIRPQRQRMKTHQQMVSNLRRGDTVVTSGGLIGKVAKIVDDSELQMDIAEGTRVRISRAMIQEVRSKGEPVKDGE; via the coding sequence ATGTTTATTACCCCTGCCTATGCGCAGTCTTTGGGTGGAGCTCCAGACATCCTTATGTCTGTCGTGCCATTTATTCTAATCTTCGTGATCATGTGGTTCCTGATCATTCGCCCACAGCGCCAGCGCATGAAGACCCATCAGCAAATGGTGAGCAACCTGCGTCGCGGCGATACTGTTGTGACCTCCGGTGGTCTGATCGGTAAAGTTGCCAAGATTGTTGATGATTCTGAGCTGCAGATGGATATTGCGGAGGGTACGCGTGTGCGTATTTCACGCGCTATGATCCAAGAGGTTCGTTCTAAAGGTGAACCTGTCAAGGACGGCGAATAA
- a CDS encoding ATP-binding protein, which yields MITKENREPSEIALLTNKLDEIVSLLASTLPKTTAPVDFSAADAFVFHPSPFELSPVPKVNRVDISLLKGVDHSKNLLMDNTARFAKGLPANNVLLWGARGMGKSSLVKSAHASINTQFAAVADFKTLILIEIHREDIEALPALMNQLRGQPFNFIIFCDDLSFDGDDTSYKSLKAALDGGIEGRPSNVLFYATSNRRHLLPRDMMENERSTAIHAGEAVEEKVSLSDRFGLWIGFHKCSQEEYLEMIEGYTTHFELVITPEDLRAQALEWSTTRGARSGRVAWQFIQDLAGRLGKRL from the coding sequence ATGATCACTAAAGAAAATAGAGAACCATCGGAGATCGCGCTTTTAACAAATAAGCTCGATGAAATTGTAAGCCTGCTGGCAAGCACACTCCCCAAAACAACCGCACCTGTCGACTTTTCTGCGGCAGATGCGTTTGTATTTCACCCCTCACCTTTTGAGTTGTCTCCCGTTCCCAAAGTGAACCGGGTTGATATTAGCCTGCTCAAGGGCGTTGATCACTCCAAGAATTTACTGATGGACAACACCGCTCGGTTTGCCAAGGGGTTACCTGCCAACAACGTTCTGCTCTGGGGCGCGCGTGGTATGGGAAAATCATCACTGGTGAAATCCGCTCACGCCTCCATCAACACTCAGTTTGCAGCGGTGGCGGACTTCAAAACACTGATCCTGATCGAGATCCACCGCGAGGATATTGAAGCCCTGCCCGCTTTGATGAACCAGTTGCGCGGCCAGCCATTCAATTTCATCATCTTCTGCGATGATCTTTCCTTTGATGGTGACGACACCAGCTACAAGAGCCTCAAAGCTGCCCTAGACGGCGGCATTGAAGGTCGGCCATCCAATGTACTATTTTATGCAACATCGAACAGGCGCCACCTCCTACCGCGCGATATGATGGAGAACGAGCGCTCCACCGCCATCCACGCGGGCGAAGCGGTGGAAGAAAAAGTATCGTTGTCTGACCGATTCGGACTTTGGATCGGCTTCCACAAATGCTCTCAAGAGGAATACCTTGAGATGATTGAGGGTTATACAACGCACTTCGAATTAGTGATCACGCCGGAAGACCTCAGAGCGCAGGCTCTGGAATGGTCCACCACGCGCGGTGCCAGATCTGGACGTGTTGCATGGCAATTCATTCAAGACCTTGCAGGACGCCTCGGCAAGAGGCTTTGA
- the secF gene encoding protein translocase subunit SecF has protein sequence MKLLRLVPEVTNFRFMHWRALSYPISGITAVLSIVLFLTVGLNYGIDFKGGTLIELQSTNGPADLSGIRKTLGGLGLGDVQVQEFGSPTEVLIRIESQGEGEDAQQGAIEKIRGAFTENIAFRRTEVVGPRVSGELAYAGSLAVGSALLMIMFYIWFRFEWQFAVGAIITTFNDILLTVGLFSILQLDFSLSSIAAVLTIIGYSLNDTVVVYDRIRENLRRYKRLSLEELLDKSINETLSRTTMTSVTTLLALFALYFLGGEVIQSFVLAMIFGIVIGTYSSIFLASPLLMLLKLRTSVFDKGEDDKTPVTSA, from the coding sequence ATGAAACTTCTTAGACTTGTTCCGGAGGTAACCAATTTCCGCTTTATGCATTGGCGGGCGTTGAGCTACCCAATTTCCGGAATTACAGCGGTTCTTTCAATCGTGCTGTTCCTTACTGTCGGGTTGAACTACGGCATCGACTTTAAGGGCGGTACACTGATTGAGCTGCAAAGCACCAATGGTCCCGCAGACCTTTCTGGTATTCGTAAAACGTTGGGTGGTTTGGGTCTGGGTGATGTGCAGGTTCAGGAATTTGGGTCTCCGACCGAAGTTCTGATCCGCATTGAATCTCAGGGTGAAGGCGAAGATGCTCAGCAGGGTGCCATTGAGAAAATCCGTGGTGCGTTTACTGAGAATATCGCGTTCCGCAGAACAGAAGTTGTGGGACCTCGTGTTTCCGGCGAGTTGGCATATGCTGGCTCTCTGGCGGTTGGTTCTGCACTGCTGATGATCATGTTTTACATCTGGTTCCGCTTTGAATGGCAGTTCGCAGTTGGGGCAATTATTACCACCTTCAACGATATCTTGCTGACAGTCGGGTTATTCTCAATCCTGCAGCTGGACTTTTCTCTGTCCAGTATCGCAGCGGTTTTGACCATCATCGGTTACTCACTTAATGATACCGTGGTGGTTTATGATCGTATTCGTGAGAACCTGCGCCGTTACAAGCGTTTGTCCTTGGAAGAGCTGCTGGATAAGTCCATCAATGAAACACTTTCCCGTACAACCATGACGTCTGTAACAACGCTTCTGGCACTGTTTGCATTGTACTTCCTGGGCGGAGAAGTGATCCAGTCGTTCGTTCTGGCTATGATCTTCGGTATCGTGATTGGTACGTACTCTTCTATCTTCCTGGCCTCTCCACTGCTGATGCTTTTGAAGCTTCGCACCAGTGTGTTTGACAAGGGTGAAGATGATAAAACACCAGTAACATCTGCATAG
- the uvrA gene encoding excinuclease ABC subunit UvrA: MAKSPTRNNQNNHARVDHLKQITVRGAREHNLKNVDLDLPRDSLIVMTGLSGSGKSSLAFDTIYAEGQRRYVESLSAYARQFLEMMQKPDVDQIDGLSPAISIEQKTTSRNPRSTVGTVTEIYDYMRLLFARVGIPYSPATGLPIESQTVSQMVDRILTLEEGTRLFLLAPIVRGRKGEYRKELAELMKKGFQRIKIDGEYYEIAEAPALDKKFKHDIDVVVDRLVVREDMAGRLADSLETALELAEGLATAEFADEKDEKGKPKQMIFSQKFACPVSGFTIPEIEPRLFSFNNPFGACPTCDGLGTKLAFEAELVVPDQTLSLRGGAVLPWAKTGATSPYYAQTLEALTKHYKQSMTKAWRDLPDDFQNAVLYGTGDTKIQFVYDDGTRSYKTDKSFEGVIGNIERRWRETDSQMVRDELSRYQSDHACDACKGYRLKPEALSVKIADRHIGQITALSIKTAHEWFSSIEDKLSDKQTQIAYRILKEIRERLKFLNDVGLEYLSMDRASGTLSGGESQRIRLASQIGSGLTGVLYVLDEPSIGLHQRDNARLLETLKHLRDLGNTVIVVEHDEDAVLTADYVVDVGPGAGIHGGQVVAKGSPEEIMANPASLTGQYLSGKMSIPQPKEPRKIDKNRQIKVFGARGNNLKDVNASIPLGTFTCVTGVSGGGKSTFLIDTVYKATARRLNGARDNPAPHDRIEGLERLDKVIDIDQSPIGRTPRSNPATYTGAFTPIREWFAGMPEAKTRGYAPGRFSFNVKGGRCEACQGDGVIKIEMHFLPDVYVTCDVCNGKRYNRETLEVQFKGKSIAGVLDMTVEEAASFFSAVPSIRDKMETLARVGLGYIKVGQQATTLSGGEAQRVKLAKELSKRSTGRTLYILDEPTTGLHFHDVAKLLEVLHELVDQGNTVLVIEHNLEVIKTADWILDLGPEGGDGGGMIVATGRPQDVAEVPESYTGHFLKELFDRRGSGKLDAAE; the protein is encoded by the coding sequence ATGGCGAAGTCGCCAACCCGTAATAACCAGAATAATCATGCGCGCGTTGATCACCTCAAACAGATTACCGTACGCGGCGCTCGCGAACATAACCTAAAGAATGTCGATCTGGATCTTCCACGCGATAGTCTGATTGTTATGACTGGCCTGTCCGGTTCGGGTAAGTCCTCCTTGGCCTTTGATACGATTTATGCCGAAGGGCAGCGCCGCTATGTTGAAAGCTTAAGCGCTTATGCCCGCCAGTTTTTGGAGATGATGCAAAAGCCGGACGTAGACCAAATCGACGGCCTATCTCCTGCAATCTCCATCGAGCAGAAAACCACTTCAAGAAACCCGCGCTCAACAGTCGGCACAGTCACCGAAATCTATGACTACATGCGCCTGCTCTTCGCCCGCGTCGGCATTCCGTATTCCCCTGCAACTGGATTACCCATTGAAAGCCAGACCGTCAGCCAGATGGTTGACCGCATTTTGACATTGGAAGAAGGCACGCGTCTTTTCCTCCTCGCGCCTATCGTTCGGGGCCGCAAAGGCGAGTACCGCAAAGAACTCGCAGAGCTGATGAAAAAAGGCTTCCAGCGCATCAAAATTGATGGTGAATACTACGAAATCGCCGAGGCCCCGGCGCTGGATAAGAAATTCAAACACGATATTGACGTCGTGGTTGACCGCCTTGTCGTGCGTGAAGATATGGCAGGACGATTGGCAGATTCCCTGGAAACAGCGCTGGAATTAGCCGAAGGACTCGCCACCGCAGAATTTGCGGATGAAAAAGATGAAAAAGGCAAACCAAAGCAGATGATCTTCTCGCAGAAGTTTGCCTGCCCGGTATCTGGTTTCACAATTCCAGAAATTGAGCCACGCCTATTCTCGTTCAACAATCCGTTCGGCGCTTGCCCAACGTGTGATGGCCTCGGAACGAAGCTCGCGTTTGAAGCCGAACTCGTTGTTCCAGATCAGACCCTATCACTTCGCGGTGGAGCAGTACTTCCGTGGGCAAAAACCGGAGCAACCTCTCCGTATTACGCTCAAACACTAGAAGCGCTAACGAAGCACTACAAGCAGTCCATGACGAAGGCTTGGCGTGACCTGCCTGACGACTTCCAAAACGCTGTTCTTTATGGAACCGGCGATACAAAAATCCAGTTTGTATATGACGACGGCACTCGCTCTTACAAAACAGACAAGTCGTTTGAGGGCGTCATTGGCAACATTGAGCGCCGCTGGAGAGAAACAGATTCTCAGATGGTGCGCGATGAACTCTCCCGCTACCAATCCGACCATGCATGCGACGCCTGTAAGGGGTACCGCTTGAAGCCAGAAGCACTCTCAGTCAAAATTGCTGACCGTCACATTGGCCAGATCACCGCCCTTTCAATCAAAACAGCCCATGAATGGTTCTCCAGCATTGAGGACAAGCTAAGCGATAAACAGACCCAAATCGCTTATCGTATCCTAAAGGAAATTCGAGAGCGCCTGAAATTCCTGAATGATGTCGGCTTAGAGTACTTGTCAATGGATCGCGCCTCCGGCACGTTGTCCGGTGGTGAAAGCCAGCGTATTCGCCTTGCATCTCAAATCGGTTCCGGTTTAACCGGCGTTCTTTACGTTTTGGATGAGCCATCCATTGGCCTTCACCAACGTGATAATGCCCGGCTTCTGGAAACACTCAAGCACCTGCGCGATCTGGGGAACACCGTTATCGTAGTCGAGCATGATGAGGATGCAGTCCTCACAGCTGATTATGTGGTGGATGTGGGTCCAGGTGCGGGTATCCATGGTGGTCAGGTCGTGGCGAAAGGCTCACCAGAAGAAATCATGGCCAATCCTGCTTCCCTTACCGGTCAGTACCTTTCCGGCAAAATGAGCATTCCTCAGCCCAAAGAGCCACGCAAGATCGACAAAAACCGACAGATCAAGGTTTTCGGCGCCCGCGGCAACAACCTGAAGGATGTGAACGCCAGCATCCCACTTGGCACATTCACGTGTGTGACCGGTGTATCTGGAGGCGGCAAATCAACCTTCTTGATCGACACCGTCTATAAAGCCACGGCCCGACGGCTAAACGGTGCCCGCGACAACCCTGCTCCGCACGATCGTATTGAAGGTCTGGAGCGCCTCGACAAAGTCATCGATATCGACCAATCCCCGATTGGCCGCACGCCGCGCTCAAACCCTGCAACCTACACCGGCGCCTTCACGCCCATTCGGGAATGGTTTGCTGGCATGCCGGAAGCAAAAACTCGCGGCTACGCACCAGGTCGCTTCTCGTTCAACGTCAAGGGCGGCCGTTGTGAAGCTTGTCAAGGCGATGGCGTCATCAAGATTGAAATGCACTTCCTACCGGATGTCTACGTGACATGTGATGTTTGTAACGGTAAGCGCTACAACCGCGAAACACTTGAAGTCCAGTTCAAGGGCAAATCAATTGCAGGTGTACTGGATATGACTGTTGAAGAAGCTGCCTCCTTCTTCTCAGCTGTTCCCTCCATTCGCGACAAAATGGAAACCCTCGCCCGGGTTGGCCTCGGCTACATCAAGGTTGGTCAGCAGGCCACCACCCTTTCTGGAGGTGAGGCACAGCGTGTAAAGCTGGCCAAAGAGCTGTCAAAGCGCTCAACAGGCCGTACTCTTTATATTCTGGATGAGCCAACAACAGGTCTCCACTTCCATGATGTCGCCAAACTACTGGAAGTTCTTCATGAGCTGGTGGACCAAGGCAACACGGTTCTTGTGATTGAGCACAACCTTGAAGTCATAAAAACAGCAGATTGGATTCTGGATCTGGGGCCGGAAGGCGGCGATGGCGGCGGAATGATTGTCGCGACCGGTCGCCCTCAAGATGTAGCGGAAGTACCGGAAAGCTATACCGGGCACTTTCTTAAAGAGCTGTTTGACCGGCGTGGATCAGGCAAACTCGACGCAGCTGAATAA
- a CDS encoding MTH938/NDUFAF3 family protein, with product MGLRGEPMEVRDAHYPSMVQIDAYGNGGFRFADMSHRGSLMCVPSGVYGWDPERFEEITDAALAQILTESDGIEVLLIGTGDEMHPFLESRKTLFREKGIMVDSMSTGAAVRTYNVLLAEDRAVAAVFIAVEDA from the coding sequence ATGGGACTACGCGGCGAGCCAATGGAAGTACGGGATGCGCATTATCCTAGTATGGTCCAGATTGATGCCTACGGAAATGGCGGGTTCCGATTTGCAGATATGTCCCATCGAGGATCGTTGATGTGTGTTCCTTCAGGTGTGTATGGTTGGGATCCGGAGCGTTTTGAAGAGATTACAGATGCTGCGCTTGCTCAGATTCTCACGGAATCTGACGGTATTGAAGTGCTGTTGATTGGTACTGGCGATGAAATGCATCCGTTTTTAGAGTCTCGCAAGACGCTGTTTCGTGAGAAAGGTATTATGGTCGACAGCATGTCCACCGGGGCAGCCGTGCGCACATACAATGTTTTGCTTGCTGAAGATCGCGCCGTTGCCGCAGTCTTTATCGCTGTTGAAGATGCGTAA
- the secD gene encoding protein translocase subunit SecD, with protein sequence MLHFARWKIALIIVVVVGGILATLPNFFPASTVQSWPDFMPKRQIVLGLDLQGGAYLLYEVDKEDYKEKQFRQLTGSIRQALRENPRIGYTGLSIQGDGVQVRIRDAARFDEAEKRLAELVNPLNSGVFGGTVVNEFILEPQGDGLFRMAFSAEGLDMRLASVVKQSIEVIRRRVDELGTTEPSIQRQGSDRILVEAPGESDPQRLKDIIGATAQLTFHLVSQEMSASQALQGRPPAGTMIVDGTDGQPYLLSESPLLTGEELQDASVSFDQQTNEPVVNFRFNTSGARVFANVTRANVGRPFAIVLDDEVITAPVIRSPITGGSGQISGSFTVDGANDLAVLLRAGALPARLDVVEERSVGPGLGQDSIDSGKIASIVAASAVILFMLAAYGQFGIIANLALTANVFLIFGVLTMLQATLTLPGIAGVVLTIGMAVDANVLIYERIREEARAGRSAIGAIDAGFTRALSTILDANITTLIVAMILFFIGSGPVKGFAVTLMVGIFTTVFSAFTISRFLISIWVKRKRPSKLPI encoded by the coding sequence ATGCTTCATTTTGCGCGTTGGAAAATCGCCCTAATTATCGTTGTGGTAGTGGGCGGTATACTTGCAACATTGCCGAACTTCTTCCCGGCAAGCACCGTTCAATCCTGGCCGGATTTTATGCCTAAGCGCCAGATTGTTCTCGGTCTTGACCTTCAGGGCGGTGCTTATCTGCTCTACGAGGTTGATAAGGAAGATTACAAAGAAAAGCAGTTCCGCCAGCTTACTGGTAGTATCCGCCAGGCCTTGCGTGAAAATCCACGCATCGGTTACACCGGACTGAGTATTCAAGGTGACGGCGTTCAGGTGCGCATTCGTGATGCTGCACGCTTTGATGAGGCTGAAAAACGCCTTGCAGAACTTGTTAATCCACTCAACTCCGGTGTTTTTGGCGGAACGGTGGTCAACGAATTTATTCTTGAACCTCAAGGTGACGGCCTATTCCGGATGGCCTTCTCTGCGGAAGGCCTGGACATGCGTCTTGCTTCCGTTGTGAAGCAATCCATCGAGGTTATCCGTCGCCGTGTTGATGAGCTTGGTACAACCGAGCCGTCTATCCAGCGTCAGGGCAGTGATCGTATCCTTGTGGAAGCTCCGGGTGAAAGCGACCCTCAGCGTCTGAAGGACATCATTGGCGCGACAGCTCAGTTGACATTCCATCTTGTTAGTCAGGAAATGAGTGCCTCACAGGCTCTTCAGGGACGCCCGCCAGCTGGTACAATGATTGTGGATGGAACTGATGGTCAGCCGTACTTGCTGAGTGAGTCGCCGTTGCTGACTGGTGAAGAACTTCAGGATGCGTCGGTCTCCTTTGACCAGCAGACCAATGAACCTGTTGTGAACTTCCGCTTCAACACCTCCGGCGCCCGCGTCTTTGCAAATGTGACCCGCGCCAATGTTGGGCGTCCGTTCGCGATTGTTCTGGATGATGAAGTTATTACCGCTCCGGTTATTCGTAGCCCGATTACAGGTGGTTCCGGTCAGATTTCCGGTAGTTTCACTGTTGATGGTGCAAATGATCTTGCTGTTCTTTTGCGTGCTGGTGCGCTTCCTGCGCGTCTGGACGTTGTTGAAGAGCGTTCTGTTGGACCGGGCCTTGGTCAGGATTCCATTGATAGCGGCAAAATTGCCTCCATCGTGGCAGCATCTGCTGTGATCTTGTTCATGCTGGCTGCTTACGGTCAGTTCGGTATCATTGCCAATCTGGCGCTGACAGCTAACGTGTTCCTGATCTTTGGTGTTCTCACCATGCTTCAGGCGACATTGACGCTGCCGGGTATTGCTGGTGTGGTTTTGACCATTGGTATGGCGGTTGATGCGAATGTGCTGATTTATGAGCGTATTCGTGAAGAAGCACGGGCAGGTCGCTCTGCAATTGGAGCTATCGATGCGGGCTTTACTCGTGCACTTAGCACAATTTTGGATGCGAACATCACCACGTTGATCGTGGCTATGATCCTGTTCTTCATCGGGTCTGGACCTGTAAAAGGGTTTGCTGTGACTTTGATGGTTGGTATCTTTACCACTGTGTTCTCAGCATTCACCATTTCACGTTTCCTCATCTCAATATGGGTGAAGCGTAAGCGTCCATCCAAATTACCAATTTGA